The sequence AACAAACAGTAGGGTTGAACGCATAAACGCTATCCCCAAGACCAGTAAATTGAATCTTCTGCTTAAGCTTTATGTCTGAGTTTGAGCCCGTTATACCTTTGCTCGATCTTTTATCTAAGACTGTTAAAGGTCCATGAGACTCAGTAATATTAACAGGAATTACAACTTTTAACATGTAATCGCTATTAGGCTTATCGTAATGACCTACATATGAATACCATTGATCTAATGTACCAACATATCTATCTTCCTCTTCAATATACTCCCTATGATATATTATAAAAAAATCAATAGAGAATTCAAACCCTGTTGTAGCAGATATCTTATCTCTAAATTTATTATTAAACACTGACTTTATTAACTTATTTATTTCAAACTCATCTAGATTATTTACTGATAAATATTTATTAACTCTAGAGCTTCTTGTTATAGATATGTAGTCTAAGTCTAAGTTTAAGTCTCTAATTGAGTATTTAATGCAACCTATATCATTAAATACTGCGCTTCCTTTCGTTTTTCTGTATAATCTATCTTCTAGGAGAGATGTTGAAATTCTATATAGATGACAAAAATATTTGTAAGCTAATTTAATTATTTGAATTCGAACATCTTTTGATTTTATTTGCATGGCCGCATATTCATACCTGCTAAATATAGCACAATTACTACTGTGTATAGCATAACTAAATAATATTTCTAAGGTTATTTAGTTTGATATTTTCCTCGAAATAATAGTTTGGCTAATTTATATCTTACTTCTCTAATTTGATCAAAGTCCTCCTCTTCTGTAAGTACATAGAGTATGTATTTTATAATCGCCGTAAAAGCAGAATAGAGTTGATTGCTTTTATATCTCGAGATGATAGCGTTAATAAGTTCTTTTATATCTTTAGGTGCACGAGAAGAGACACCTCCTGTGTAAAACCTTGACACAATTTGATTAAAGCATATAGATTTCTTTAAGGACTTTTTAACTAAATAACTATCTAGACCTAGTTCATTATTTTTAAAGAGATTATTCTTATGATTTTCTACGGAAAAAACAACTGCTTGGTGACAAATTGAAAAAACACCAGGAAATAGAAACTGGTACCTCAAAAGAGTTGAAATACTTCTTGGGAAAAATAAAGGCTCTGTTGCTATAAACTTCTTTGAATTGCTATATATTTCGACTTTAAATATTAAACATTTAATTGAATGGTCATCATTATTTTTGCAGGCATACAGAATGCTATTTAGATTTAACAATTCATCCCCAGAATTGATAAATATAATCCATGGAGTTTTAGCGTTCAAAACACATTCGTTGAAAGCTAGGAATATTCCAGATGACAATTGAGATCTGACATAATACTCAAAATCAAAATCTGCTTTGAACAGACTACTTCTTAACTTATCTTCAGAGTCACTTTTGTCTAATATTAATATTTCCACATCTTCTTTTCGTTTAGATTCCGTAATTGCTTTATTTATTGATTGCAGCGTAAAAACCACTTCCTTCTCGTTATTCTTTGATAACACAGCAATTGTTAAAACAGGCTTTGCCAACCCCATTTTGAACCTTTACCTTTTCAATATATATTATTATATATTGAAGCAGAGGTGTAGGTTATTATTCCTATAATGCTAAATAGTATTAATTGCAATTTATATGGCCTCTTATTTGTTTCGCAAGCCAATAAAATGGATACTAATATAGGTAATATAGTTAAATGAGTAAATCGTGATAGGAAGAGTGCATTAGTTAAAAATCCTATTGCTATTATTGGAATAAAGCTTATATTTAATATGATTAATAATTCCTTCAACCTAGCAATATAACCAGTATTTTCAGTTCTCACTTCGTACCTAGTCAAACTTAAATATGATAATAGAATCATTATTCCTATTCTATAAAAAGAGCTTTCATAACTGTTAACCTCATAAACTGTACTTAATAATGAGCCCAATCTATTAATGTAGGCTAATCCCATCGATATTATATTTGCACTTGCGCTTAATGTAGCTATCACTGCTATTATTAAAATAGTTAAATTTATCCGGCCTATTCTTAACTTATCAAACACCCTAAAGATAAGTTTAATTACATATATACCAGCAATTATTAATGAGTAGATTAGTGTTGTGCCGTGACATGAAAATGATAATATCAATAAAAAGAATGATAATATAAACATCATTCCTTCAGTTAACTTTCGGTTTTTTGATTTGATGATGAACTTTATGATCACACCTAGTGCCATGATCATAAAGCCTAGGGCCATGCCTTGCCTCATTGCATTAAAGCTCATCAAGACAAAACTTTCAGAACTAATTAAAAACAACAAGGGATAGGGGCTAGCGTTGATATATGAGATAAATAAGCAGCTAAGCATTAATATGAGCGCCTGTAAATTTAAGACTAAAAAAGTATCTAGACCTAGATTCCTTAAAAACTCGCCAATGCTAGCAAAAACTATAGATGCTGATTTATCATAAGCATATGAACCTTCTATAGCCGCTATATAATTGTGCGCATCAGTTGGAGCAAGTGGATCTCTAGTTATATATATTATTCCAATGAAAACTAAAGACACAATGTAGATATAACTTTTATTGAACTTATAGTAAAAAACAGGTAAAATACTACATATATATATTGCTAGTGGTAGATATTTCATACGTACTTAATTCCCTTTAATTTTTCAATTGCTTTCGTCGATCCAGGATACACGATTGTCAATCATATTAATTAACTGCTCTTTAGACGTAGGATAAAGGCAATCACCTTCATCTGAAAGTGATGTAATATGCTGAATCTTCTTGTTTATATCTATAGTAGAGACACTCTTACACAGCTTTAATAAGCATATTGCCCTTTTTGGGAACCTACTTAATAAGGTACTCCCCATTCCAATAACAAGACTGTAACTTTCAGTATTTAGAGTTTCCATGGCAATTGATTTATCTAGTAGTTCGCATTTCTCAGAATTGTAGATATTAATGTTCTCTGATGAAGGGTGGCCTTTGAGGCTTACCTTTATAGAAGTCTTGAGAAGATAATCAACAACATATTCCATTAAATATTTTAGCTCTTTATTAGTACATATATCTGTTCCTGTTAAAACTAGTACTCTGTCCTTCTTCACTTTAGACTTGTTGATTTCTATTTTTGAATAGAAATCTTTTGGGTAACAAACCTTGGTTCTAGGATAATGCTTACAAGCCAAGGTTGCTGTAAAACGCACGTTGGAGTTCTTGTTATTATCCTTTGGGAGAAAAAATATATCAAAACTAGGACTAATATTAATCTTTGAAAGAGCAGAGCAAGATTTATATATTATTAACTTTAAGAGATATGTATCTATTCTTTTGGGATCATCTATATCCTTGCGTCGATAAAAACATGTTTTATATACTTGGGGGTAGAATTCTCCATTAGGTTTAATAATATAAAATCCAATATCAAATATAAGCCAACATGCCTCATGAAAAAATATAACTTTATTTGATTTTTGCTTTGCAATCTTAAATAAATTTATCAATGTAATAAATTGTTCAATCTTATTAGAAGGCAGAACTTCTAGTTCTATTTTATTTGATGAAATTCTTAGCATCTCATAAGCCTTAGCCAATTCCGAGGTTGATACATATAGCTTCGTAATACCTAGCCTATTTAAATTTTCTTTTAGGAATACCCATGGTAAGCACGATGCAACAAATCCAAAATTACCATTCATGATTAATGCACTATTTGATCTTACGTGCTATCAGGTTAAGGCTTATTGCTACTTTGCCTTTCTTTGTCTTTATACTTAGATCTGAGAAGTCTCCTAAACTACTACCAAAAACCTCCTTAGGGCTCCATTCTTCAATTAATTCGAAGCCATTATTCGTTAAAACATTAATTAATGATTTTTTATTATACATTGATTTGTGGAAATTATACTCATATGTTTGGCCTCCCATTAGTATTTTGATGATTGAGTTAATATCACATTTTGATTTATTATAAACTTCAATGATTTTATCAAAATCAGGGACTGAAACTCTTACTAATCCAGTGGGTATAAGCTTTGAATGAAAGACTTGTAGCATAGATTCCACTTCTAGGAATGAAAAGTGCTCTAGAACATGGCATAGGTATATCTCAGCTATTGAACCATCTGAAAAACTTTCTAATAAAAATCCCTCTTTTTTTAAATGGATATGACTCTCTTTCCTTGCATCGATATTAACCCACCCTTGAAGATTTACTTCTCCGGGACCAAGGTGTAATTTTATCCCATCAAGCTCAGAATTGTAAGAAGAATAAATAGGTACAGGATTATTAATTATATTTGGAAAATTTATTATATTCTTTATTGCCCTTTTGATTTTTTTCTTAGTCAATAACACATCCATCGATTAGCACTTCAAATCCTAGATTTAATTTTATACTAGCACCCTTTTTTATTTCTTCAACAGAAGCAATCATATTTGATATTATGGCTTTTTATTTGAACATCCTGAATGACAAAGCAGATAAAAACTATTCCTCTTATCTTTAATTATTATATAGAAATATCTACATTATTTTCTTGCTTCAGTCACAATCTCCAAAACTTTAAATAGTACGAATATTCTTCCT comes from Prochlorococcus sp. MIT 1307 and encodes:
- a CDS encoding glycosyltransferase, with amino-acid sequence MAKPVLTIAVLSKNNEKEVVFTLQSINKAITESKRKEDVEILILDKSDSEDKLRSSLFKADFDFEYYVRSQLSSGIFLAFNECVLNAKTPWIIFINSGDELLNLNSILYACKNNDDHSIKCLIFKVEIYSNSKKFIATEPLFFPRSISTLLRYQFLFPGVFSICHQAVVFSVENHKNNLFKNNELGLDSYLVKKSLKKSICFNQIVSRFYTGGVSSRAPKDIKELINAIISRYKSNQLYSAFTAIIKYILYVLTEEEDFDQIREVRYKLAKLLFRGKYQTK
- a CDS encoding EpsG family protein, producing MSLVFIGIIYITRDPLAPTDAHNYIAAIEGSYAYDKSASIVFASIGEFLRNLGLDTFLVLNLQALILMLSCLFISYINASPYPLLFLISSESFVLMSFNAMRQGMALGFMIMALGVIIKFIIKSKNRKLTEGMMFILSFFLLILSFSCHGTTLIYSLIIAGIYVIKLIFRVFDKLRIGRINLTILIIAVIATLSASANIISMGLAYINRLGSLLSTVYEVNSYESSFYRIGIMILLSYLSLTRYEVRTENTGYIARLKELLIILNISFIPIIAIGFLTNALFLSRFTHLTILPILVSILLACETNKRPYKLQLILFSIIGIITYTSASIYNNIY